From a region of the Lactuca sativa cultivar Salinas chromosome 4, Lsat_Salinas_v11, whole genome shotgun sequence genome:
- the LOC111917928 gene encoding leucine-rich repeat extensin-like protein 3, producing the protein MTITCHYHQPPLITTTDLHHPPPTTTHHHLSPPPTFITHNHPTHHPPKPTYTITTNCHPPTHHHHLSPSLVSTTYHLHSFPPPITTTRHRHLPPTIITTLHVTPSTIHHHHHLLPTTTKHHYTPPVIMCI; encoded by the coding sequence ATGACCATCACCTGCCATTACCACCAACCACCACTCATCACCACCACCGACCTCCACCATCCACcccccaccaccacccatcaccacctatcaccaccacccaccttcATCACCCATAACCACCCCACCCATCACCCACCAAAACCAACATACACCATCACCACCAACTgccacccacccacccaccaccaccacctatcacctTCACTTGTTTCCACCACCTATCACCTTCACTCGTttccaccacctatcaccacTACTCGTCACCGCCACCTACCACCCACCATAATCACCACCCTACATGTCACCCCTAGCAccattcaccaccaccaccacctactaCCTACCACCACCAAACATCATTACACACCACCtgtgattatgtgtatataa